One genomic region from Evansella sp. LMS18 encodes:
- the acsA gene encoding acetate--CoA ligase has protein sequence MTTETLSTKNGNYNLGNYDEKYSSFDWAEAEKEFTWSTTGRVNIAYEAIDRHAESDKGDKVALYYSDQSRKEEYTYKDMKESSNKAANVLRDLGVNKGDRVFIFMPRSPELYFVLLGSLKAGAIAGPLFEAFMEGAVRDRLEDSSAKVLITTPDLLGRVPVDELPDLEKVLVVGDDVKEEGKVMDFNSRFEKAGADFDIEWVDREDGMILHYTSGSTGKPKGVLHVHNAMIQHYQTAKWVLDLKDDDVYWCTADPGWVTGTSYGIFAPWLAGVSNVVRGGRFSPEDWYETIQNYKVTVWYSAPTAFRMLMGAGEKILENYDLSSLRHVLSVGEPLNPEVVRWGMKAMDLRIHDTWWMTETGAQLICNYPSMEIKPGSMGKPIPGVEAAIVDDQGNELPPNRMGNLAIKKGWPAMMRAIWNRQEKYESYFLAGDWYVSGDSAYMDEDGYFWFQGRVDDVIMTAGERVGPFEIESKLVEHPAVAEAGVIGKPDDIRGEIVKAFISLRDGYEQSDELIEDIRNFVKKGLAAHAAPREIEFKDSLPKTRSGKIMRRVLKAWELDLPTGDLSTMEK, from the coding sequence ATGACTACAGAAACTCTTTCTACAAAAAATGGAAATTATAATCTTGGGAATTATGACGAGAAATACAGCTCGTTCGACTGGGCTGAGGCAGAAAAGGAATTTACATGGAGCACTACAGGGCGTGTAAATATAGCTTATGAAGCAATCGACCGCCATGCTGAGTCTGATAAGGGAGATAAAGTTGCCTTATATTACTCTGATCAGAGCCGAAAAGAAGAATATACGTATAAAGATATGAAAGAGTCTTCCAACAAGGCTGCGAACGTTTTAAGAGATTTAGGTGTAAATAAAGGCGACAGAGTTTTTATCTTTATGCCACGATCTCCTGAACTGTATTTTGTTCTGCTTGGATCACTTAAAGCAGGCGCTATTGCTGGCCCTCTCTTCGAAGCATTCATGGAAGGAGCGGTGAGGGACAGGCTGGAAGACAGCAGCGCAAAAGTTCTCATCACAACTCCTGATCTCCTTGGCAGAGTTCCCGTTGATGAACTGCCGGACCTTGAGAAGGTTCTTGTAGTAGGGGATGACGTTAAGGAAGAAGGAAAGGTAATGGACTTTAACAGCCGTTTTGAGAAGGCTGGTGCTGATTTTGACATAGAATGGGTTGACCGGGAAGACGGGATGATCCTTCATTACACGTCCGGGTCCACTGGAAAACCAAAAGGAGTCCTGCACGTCCATAACGCAATGATTCAGCACTACCAGACTGCTAAATGGGTACTTGACCTCAAGGATGACGATGTCTATTGGTGTACAGCGGATCCAGGGTGGGTCACCGGGACGTCCTATGGAATTTTCGCGCCTTGGCTTGCCGGGGTGTCCAATGTTGTCCGCGGGGGCAGGTTCAGTCCTGAAGACTGGTACGAGACAATTCAGAACTACAAGGTTACCGTATGGTACAGCGCTCCGACTGCTTTCCGAATGCTGATGGGGGCAGGAGAAAAGATTCTTGAAAATTACGATTTATCCTCATTAAGACATGTGCTTAGTGTTGGGGAACCTTTGAATCCTGAAGTTGTCCGCTGGGGAATGAAGGCGATGGACCTCCGTATCCACGATACATGGTGGATGACTGAAACTGGCGCTCAGCTTATTTGTAACTATCCATCCATGGAGATAAAGCCGGGATCTATGGGTAAGCCTATCCCTGGAGTTGAAGCTGCGATTGTTGACGATCAGGGGAATGAGCTGCCTCCGAACAGAATGGGGAACCTTGCGATTAAGAAAGGCTGGCCGGCAATGATGAGGGCAATCTGGAACCGTCAGGAAAAATACGAGTCGTATTTCCTTGCTGGTGACTGGTATGTGTCAGGAGATTCCGCATACATGGATGAAGACGGGTACTTCTGGTTCCAGGGACGTGTAGACGACGTAATCATGACAGCTGGTGAACGGGTTGGTCCATTTGAAATTGAAAGTAAACTCGTTGAACATCCGGCAGTGGCTGAAGCAGGTGTTATTGGAAAACCGGATGATATCCGGGGGGAAATTGTAAAAGCCTTTATTTCCCTAAGAGACGGCTACGAGCAGAGTGATGAACTTATCGAAGATATCCGTAACTTCGTGAAGAAAGGCCTGGCTGCACATGCTGCACCGAGAGAAATTGAATTTAAAGACAGCCTTCCGAAAACACGAAGCGGTAAGATCATGCGACGAGTTTTAAAAGCTTGGGAGCTTGACCTGCCAACAGGCGATTTATCGACAATGGAAAAATAA